A section of the Macaca thibetana thibetana isolate TM-01 chromosome 10, ASM2454274v1, whole genome shotgun sequence genome encodes:
- the MRPL40 gene encoding 39S ribosomal protein L40, mitochondrial: protein MTAYVLRGVSLTLRPTSGLLGTWQRQIRNTHQRASLLSFWELIPMRSEPLRKKKKVDPKKDQAAKERLKRRIRKLEKASQELIPIEDFITPLKFLDKARQRPQVELTFEETERRALLLKKWSLYKQQEHKMERDTIRAMLEAQQEALEELRLESPKLHAEAIKRDPNLFPFEREGPCYTPPIPNYQPPEGKYSDVTKVYTQVEFKK from the exons ATGACGGCCTACGTGCTGCGAGGTGTCTCGCTAACCCTGCGCCCGACGAGCGG GCTTCTGGGAACTTGGCAGAGGCAGATTAGAAATACTCACCAGCGAGCATCATTGTTGTCTTTCTGGGAACTCATTCCCATGAG ATCAGAACCTCTtcgaaagaagaagaaagtagatCCTAAAAAAGACCAAGCAGCAAAGGAGCGCTTGAAAAGAAGGATCCGAAAACTGGAAAAGGCTAGTCAAGAGCTAATTCCTATTGAAGATTTTATTACCCCTCTAAAGTTCTTGGATAAAGCAAG ACAGCGGCCTCAGGTGGAGCTCACCTTTGAGGAGACTGAGAGGAGAGCTCTGCTTCTGAAGAAGTGGTCCTTGTACAAGCAGCAAGAGCATAAGATGGAGAGGGACACCATCAGGGCCATGCTAGAAGCCCAGCAGGAAGCTCTTGAGGAACTGCGACTCGAGTCCCCGAAGCTCCATGCTGAGGCCATCAAGCGGGATCCCAACCTGTTCCCCTTTGAGAGGGAAGGGCCATGTTACACACCACCGATCCCTAACTACCAGCCCCCTGAAGGCAAGTACAGTGACGTCACCAAGGTGTACACACAAGTGGAGTTTAAGAAATAG